The Vitis vinifera cultivar Pinot Noir 40024 chromosome 1, ASM3070453v1 DNA segment tttttaatttattgattataaAGGTCCAACTTGTGATGTATGAAACGGCAGGTGTCCATGAGATGGGTGTATGAACAAGGCGTGAGTATAGTAGCCAAGAGCTTCAACAAGGAGAGAATGAAACAGAACCTTGAGATATTCGATTGGTCATTGACGGAGGAAGAGTTGGAGAGGATCAGTCAGCTTCCTCAGCGCAAAGGATTTCTAATTTCTTCCATCCTTGGGGCCCATGATTTCACACTGCAGCTTGACGATGAGATTTGACTATAAAACTATATATCATATGACTAAGTTGAGTGCTTTATTTGAATAAAGCAATGCGCTACCCTTTCATCCACGTCTATGTATGTGTAATGGTCAGTCTTGGTGGCCCAACATCTTGTTTTCCCTATTAATTGTCATTTGTTTGAGTGGTCATTGGTTGCAATTGTCGTAGTGGGTGGTTTGAGTGGTCAGTCGTAGTGGGTCCCCCCCCCCATCCCGTGGTAGGATTTTTGATAAAAGAACGGCGGTTGGAAGGGGTAATTGCTTTCAAGTCGGAAAAATAATTCAGGGAAAAGAAATTATAAGTgagacaaaaaaatttaaaaaaaaaaatatacgaTTTCCACACAAAAGTCACCACCCCCGCAAAAagccaaaaatgaaaaactctcacttaaaaaaaaaaaaaaaaaaccttcaaaattttttttttcaattattataaatatatattataaaattaattaattttatttactaaatttaatttataaataatatactaaatttaatataagataaataatatttatatattgttttttctttcactttaaaataaataaaaaaaaacctattatcaattttatgtgaaaattgaattttaaaaaaactcttattaatttattaaataaaaaaacaaaaatgtcagatttaaaaaaaaactttaaaaatctatttttctattccatattatacttatacaataatataattattaaaaatatatattataaaattattccatattatacttatatattgtttttttgtttttttatttaataaattaataacaatttttttaaactcaattttcatataaaattgataatagtttttttttaattccaaagtaaaagaataaaataatatgtaaatattatttatcttatattaaatttattgtattatttataaattaaatttagtaaataaaattaattaattttataatatatattcattataattgtattattgtataaatagaataaagaatgaaaaaaaatttaaaggttttgttttttggttttttttttttaaagtgagaatttctcacttTTGGCTTTTTGTGGGGGTGGTAACTTTtgtgtggattttttttttaattttaaagtaagaattatttttatttttatttttgtgaaaatcgtctctttaagagacgatttctTACTTaattctcactttgtattttttgaaatcTTCTCTTGAAGAGAAGATTTcttacttctttctcatttcattttttttttttttttttgtgaaattcatctcttcaagagacgatttctcacttacaatttattttctcccTCCTAACCGAACAAAATTACGatagatttggaattattttttctactacggtaatttagaaattatttttaaaaactgttgtATTCTTATCAAAAATCCCGCAGTGATATTAAAGTCCAAGTGTACATAATAATTGGAAAAAGATATGCTCGATGTATTTTATAGATCAtagtatttaaaaatcatatattaatttgaaagaaaataacttATTGTGGTTGAGATATTTCAATCTCTAAGGGTCTTCGTtcttaatgatattttttatataaaattgtaattaattaattatatatttaattaaatagcTAGAGTGAGGACTACTAAAACCCATAAAATAACTTACTctcatataataattttataaatattctataaTTAATCTTcactaaattaacaaattaattatacaaTGAAGTAATTAGCCAATTGTATGTTTGTGTTATACTATATCACCAGATGATGTTTCCAATAAACTGATATCCAtaattcaaattataatttacTATCCATCCATTCAATTATATCTTTATTCATTGAGTTACACATctactttatttttatgatcaattgATATATCTCTTAGGATAAACATCAAATTTTAACTTAATGGAATTGTCAAAATCATGAATTAAACTTAATCATTAATCTTAAGATTTCTCAAGAAGATATAACTTTCTCAACTATCGAGATATTATAGtacttctattaaaaaattattttattacatgTTCAATTAAATAATTACTCAAATTGATAAGGATATATGATCACTTCATAATCTTACTATATGAACTCTAGCAATTATTAATTCAACATTAATTCAATGATCTCTTAAGATTGAAAAGGGATGTAACATATTAGCTCCGAGGAAAAAGCATGTCCAATTGATATCATTTATTACATGCATCtctataaatttaattcaatgtataatatatatacattaataCATTcaccttagaatccaattctaattAATAACTAAGACAACTCATTCCACATAATGAAAGGTGATGTACTATGGTATCTATTGAATTGTCCAACTTGACGTGCACAACTtttcaaaattacaaaaatccTTGTTTCTTTTATATCCTTGTATGCTTAAACCATGTTAAATGTATTTGATTATACATAATGTTTAATAGTAATTATTTATTCTAGAAATCTTGTTTTTTAGGATTAATTCCAACAAGTGGGTAACTATTCTCTTTTCCAAATTGCTTTTATGTTGGGGCCTAACATATGGTTTAAAgtcattttccaaaatatttttatttttcatatttttatcggtTTGTTAAATGTATGGAATttaaacaatgatgaaagaaataaaaaggtaTATGGATGGTCATTCCTACATTAAATTTCATGATAAGTCAAAAGTTCAAAATCAACAAGGTATCTCAAACTCAAAGAAGATTTCTCAAAATCATGTCTATTGGCATTCAACCTATAGTATTAAATATCCAATATGACACTTATTTAGTCAACCCTCTCTATAAACAAATTCTATCATGATTGACAACATAGTAACAAAGTCAATTATGAgtatttagataaataataatttaattagtacaaaaaaaaaaacatctattaATTCAATCTCCTAAACATCTAAACTCTAGGATCTAATCCTAAACCTAACTCCCTCTAATTTTGAGATCCTAGGTTTATAATAAAATCACCTAATCTAAAGGATAGATATCTAAATATTTTCTGAGGGTTTTAAACCTAAGAAATCTAAAGGTTTTATGaacaaatcaatcaattgaTTTTCTATAGGGATTTATTCTAATGAATAATGAGATGACTTTATTTTCAACAAGATCCCTAATGAAATGATTGCATATATCAATGTGCTTAGTTTTGAGAATATAGGAAAGGGTCTTTTGAGATGCCCATAGCACATGAATTATCATATAGAATGGTCATGGTGGCCTTCTCAAATCTATAATACAATAACATCTTCTTGAACCAAAACAACTACATGCAATAactaggaatggcaacggggcgggttcgggacgggtcgcccccatcccaaccccgccccgtttatcaaaaataattcccatccccgtcccgtttaaaaaattaaacggggcggggcgggtatgggaaatTCCCAAAcctgccccgccccgccccgtttagcctccttttttttttttttaattttttttaaaatttgcttttaaaatttttaattacattaaaataaatatatttataaataataaaattattatattttttataacttattttattaatttttttattattatctatatattaaaaatagtaaaatcaaattaattttaaattttaaattaaattaaattttaaaattgattttatatgtaaacggggcggggcagggcgggatggggcaatacccgaacccgccccgaacccgccccgggtttaaaaaaaaaatctcatacccgttaaaaacccgtttattaaatttcaaccccgtcccattaggggcggggcggggcgggtacccgaaaaaacccgccccgttgccatccctagcAATAACAAACAATGACAATATATTCGTTCTTTGCTATAGAAGGAGATAcaaagttctattttttttctcatcctacTAAAAAACATGCATTGGAAGTAATCTTtctatcatttatatttttggcCTAGTCAATGTTGGAATAGCCTATAATGGTAAGAGAGGTCTCAAAAGAATACCATATAGAACATAATCCACAATATCAATGACATGTAGAATGATTCTCAATCTTTATTGTAGTAAGATGAAACTCTTTAAGATAGCTTGATATCAACCATACACCCCTACATTGAAAGAAATGTCAAGACAATTACCAATAAGGTATAACAAGCTTCCTATCATGCTCATGTGAAACATGTACTCAACATCTTTACGAGATGTATCCTTGCAAAGCTTTGTACTCATACTCATAGTTGCTTTGGAGTGCATAGTTGAGTCCAACCTAAATTTCTTAACCAACTCCCTAGCATGCTTAGATTGGGATAGAAAATTTCCACTATCTAGTTGAGTAATCTAAAGTCCTAAGAAAAAGGTTAACTCTCCTACCATGCTCAtagttttcttcttatttttttatttttattttttaactattacACTTGCTTAGGAATCTTCAACAGGGATATCTTGATCTTTGCTCACGGTCAGCCACTAAGGCTAAGCCTAGAATCGTGAAAAGTCTCAATTCCAAGTAAGTTTGTGCTTCCAATTGATATCAAGTCAAAATGTGAAAGTGACCTTTAATCTTTGTTGTCCAAAATACTAAACATTTTCTACATAACAACTCTAGctaagaaaaattagagaaagtAGTACTTCAGGTGTCGTCCTTAAGGATTGACCTACGGAAATTGTTAAACTAGATCTAAACGTTTACTCCTTATCTAATTCTTTAAATTGATATTGTGttaaattagtttaaatgaatttgaattaactaaaataaacataattaaattataagagAATTAGTGATTTCTCAttcaaatgatttaaaattacaaGTTCTACAATCTAATTTGGGTATAAGGCTTCAAATGGAATAAATGTATCAATTTTTGTTAGTCTTAGGATACCCACAATGTAAGGTCAAACGAGAGCAACCTGAGTTCCATAACTCAAGGTtgcattcatatttttttttaatgttttattatgTTACTAAAATACCAAATAGatgaaggaatttgaaatttagGCTTAGGTCTAAGATTTAGGTCTTACCACTCTGTGTAGATTTGCCTTGGGGTAGGTAATAATGACAAAACCTTATATAACTAATGATCTACCAAGAATAGTATCAATGGATAACTATATCATccctaattcaaactaatattagaggatattttaattttgatgttaATGCCTTAAACCTTCATTTAATCCATTATTAGTTCTAATTACACTCATTGTTTCCCTTTGGCTCATCCTAAGTTTTCATGCTTCATACCCCAGGATGACTTTTTAACCTCTCATAGATGTGTTTTCATTCACATGAACTATAAAGAAAAGACAAAGAACCATTATTGactcaaaaaattgaaaataattaattaaattaataaattgaagaaaacGAACCAAGAATCTATAATAACTTCTTAtctcccaaaaaaatttaataatatgaaaaacataaaaattgagtttttataGGTATGTTCCTATTGGCTACTTATTCCCAAAAACcaactaaaaattaataaatttgtaattcCCGAACATCTAGAATCAtgtcaaaattctcaaatcttGAAGAGTTTCAAATGATGTATGATCGGATAAAgctcttttccaaattttttgaCATGGAAAGTTGTAACATCTCATCAAAAGCTTGCCaagttcaaaaaaaatttaatacaaaatttttcaaattcccTATGATCCAAAATTTCATCAATATGCagtcaaaatattttgacttgGCCTCCTACTTTTGTACTACTTGTTACAACTTGCcacaacttcttcatttcaactccgatccATACATCATTTGAAGCTTTGAATtcctacttttttttatattcgaaTGGATATGTGGATTGCTTTAAAATGACCTCAGAAAGTGCTTCAGAATTCAGTTCAAAGCTAGAGTTGGCTTCATTGAATCTTCAACCATCTTGCaacttctctttatttttgtttagtcTTGTTTATGTTTTATGCTTAGCTAGCATCTTATTGCTTAAGCAAGACCAGACTTCTAAGTTTACtgcaataaaaagaaataaaatggatgttATGCAATTCTAATTATAGGCAACAATAATTTCTTGATTCAAAAGACATTTTGAATTGACTTCTTAGAAGATCTTATTTTTGCTTTGTCTAGGTGACTTATACTTTAGAAGGGAGTGACAAACATAAAGattagagtaaaaaaaaaaatacaatatttaataACTTGCCTAGGGAGATCTTTTTTGCTTGATTTTAAATGCTTATAACTTGTTCTTTTGTCTCGGCTCGACTCTTATCAAATTTCTCAAGTCCTAAAGCATCTTCTATGAATATTTTAGTCACTTTTTCACCTACAAGAGATTCACCAATCTAATACTTCTTCAAGCATGCAAGCTAATCTAATCATAAATCATTacaaatatttaattgaaaaaatttacTACAACATCATTACATCATTATATATGAGTTGAATAAAGTTTTACAAACAATAAAAACTGCGTTTGATCCTTAAatccatattttgttttacttttactttATGGGCTTTTTCAGCAAGAGGCTGACCCATCCCCTCGttcatggtttttaaaaaataatacaaaggTGGAGGTTGAAATTGCGTGATCTCCAAAGAGGCAAATGCCACCAAGCCCAATCACtctttcataatttaaaatgtttataataaatatatgaaatacttagataaacatcaaaataataaaatataaatctaacaaaattttattaaaataaaataatgactattttattttattttttttaaagattgatgtagttttaatttcttataaaatatattatgttatcatcaattattttcaaaatcgaTTATCGATTTATGATTCACCGATTCGACTAGTGGtccaataattttaataacatttcattttttatatatatttgatatatcaatTAAATGAcgtattaatataatatatcaaattttattaaaaagaatatgtataatatttaaatataaaaaattataatatttaattttatcgaTGTATCTgtgcattttattattttaaaattttaaaaattattatattaattaattaatattatttttatatttattgttaataattattataaaaacaaacatgaatataaatatttatatttgtttcaatgttttatattataaaaatttggaaagaaTATTAACATAATATGTAACTACATATTAATTAAAAGGATTGTGTAGTATAATGGTTTATTCAAATCCTCATTATGCGAAAGTCACATAAATTACCTGCACTTACAGTTACAAGCAATAGGCTGGTTGGGTAGGGCAGTGGGCCTGTTGGCAGGGGAGTTTAGGCCCGAATGAGGAGAAAAGCCCATGGTGGCTTTGGTCAAAACCACATGTAGTTGGTTCCCAGAGAACCGGACGGGTTCGTCCGGTTCGATGGTCTGATCGCAGCCGTTCAACCCCAGAACAGTTTGCTCCACCGAACCGGAGACCGGTTGGACCAACCGGTTCgaatttcaaaaccatgctACCATCAGGTTCATCATgaatcaaaaaaaatattaaaataaaatattaacataaatataaaatcagTTATTGACCTTCATGTGGCGAGAAAGAAATGGCAACTGCCTCTACATATAGGCTTACAGACAAACATGGAACACAGAAGAGGAGAGCTGATAGGAAATGGGAGTCGTTCCAGAGTTGCCAGTGGGTTCCTGCAGTCGAGCCATGCCAGTAATTGGCATGGGCACATCGGTTGATCCCCCAATTTCTGCGGAAGCCAAAAAATCAGCATTTCTCGAAGGAATCAAGAATGGTTACCGTCATTTTGATACAGCCTTCATCTATGCATCGGAGCAGCCTCTTGGCGAAGCAATTGCAGAAGCTTTACAGTTGGGTCTCATCAAATCCCGAGATGAGCTCTTCATCACTTCCAAGCTAGGTTTTGACTTCGCTGAAAGACACCTTGTTGTCCCTGCCATCAAGATGAGCCTCCAGTAATATATATCCTACTACAGAGACAGATGTTATATTATTTGGTTCATGATAAATGCTTAATTTgctcatgttttttttcttcttttttcttttttctttttcattcaatGATCGTAATCATCTGCATAGGAATCTTCAACTGGAATATCTTGACCTGTTTCTGATACATTGGCCATTGAGGCTGAGCCCAGGAGTATGGGAATTCCCAACTCCAAAGCAACACATACTTCCAATTGACATGAAGTCGGTGTGGGAAGGCATGGAAGAGTGTCAGAATCTGAGTCTCACCAAGGCCATTGGAGTCAGTAATTTCTCTCCTAAGAAACTTGAAGAGATCCTTTCCTTTGCCAAGATTCCGCCGGCGGTCAATCAGGTGACTCCGTTTGTGCCACCAATTAAATATTACATGTATCTCCAACTTCTcattggtttttaattttttctgaGTTGACTTCTTATGGGCTTGCGTCAGGGTTGGTTTTTGatattttcaacttcctttcGAATCTTTTACATTACTATTATTATGGAATTGGTAAACTAATAAGATCAAGAGAACTACAGATCACTTCAGGTGAGCCGTGCCAGGCGGCCTCTAAAGTAATGAAATGTTTACAATATATATAGTTACAAATTACAACTCCTTGCGTTTGGTtaacaaatttgaatttggaaaGTTCAGGGCTTGACTTTTAGATTTTCTGAACTTGTCTGTTCATGTTCCTTCATTTGTCTTTCTTGTTTAAAAGGTGGAGATGAATCCATTTTGGCAGCAGAAGGATCTGAGGGAGTTTTGCAAAGCAAAAGGCATTCAAATCACCGCTTACTCCCCTTTGGGTGGAGTTGGGACTCAATGGGGAGATGATCGGGTTATGGGGTGTGATGTGCTGAAAGACATTGCCAAGGCTAAAGGCAAAACCACTGCTCAGGTTGTGCTTTAATTCATGTTTGTTTTACAACTTTTTTGTATTAATACAGAAATGGTTTACTAGTAGCACGACATTAATTAAACTGCAGGTTTCGCTGAGATGGCTGTATGCGCAGGGTGTGAGTATGGTAGCAAAGAGCTTCAACAAGGACAGAATGAAGGAGAACCTCGAAATCTTCGATTGGTCATTGACTAACGAAGAGTTGAACAAGATTGATCAGCTTCCTCAGCGCAAAAGGGTCCTGCTTGCCCCTCTGCTGGGGCCTCACGATTTAGTTCTGGAGATTGATGCAGAGATATGATCATCAGCCTGTTCAGACAATAGCGTCCTGATCACCCTTCATTCATAATTGAGTGGGCCTACgaataaataaagtttgtacTTCATATCCTGAACTTGATACAATCACGTTTCCTTGTACTGTTGCTTAATTAACTTAGACTCCCATCAGAAAATGGAATAAGGCTGTTTGGTTTACAAAaccttttctattttctattatttattttttggaaaaaaccttttattaagaaaaattaaaaccgtctttaaaaaataaaacatgtaaactttgtttgattttggatttttattaaaaaaaatagtgaaaaaatataattaaaattttattcaatgtaCATGTCATATTATGAGATAAATagataatactattttttttaatgatgtatatattttaatattgcTATGTGTTATTATATACAATATATATTACATTATATATGCTttatatgaaattattattatcatgctacatttgtttgttattctttttaatttttttattatattttttattttaaaatggtgtaataaaatattataatatatctatatctaaaattaacaaaaaaaaatgtattgttttttaatatagaaatttatacattaataataatttataatttaataaataaacaaaataacttTACATGTTTTATTCAAGCATGGTTTCACAATCCTGCCCTTTATGCGTTAGATTTCATGtatctatttaaatttttttttttaacttcaagttgagaaaaggaaaagaataaagTTTGATAATTTGGCAATAGAagttatattttctattacttTCTTTGgaactttatataaaaatatggatgaGATGTATGatggtctccaaaaagcccgcggcccgctttaggcccggcccggcccgtaggcccgccctTAGGCCcgcccctttaaaaaaaaactacaaaaataaaaagtattaaaaaaaatattcatttcaaaattttattcattgaatgtataattacatttaaaaatgtgggaaaagtttacatcactacaaaataaatacatcccaactaggttggcacctatttatttgtcaatcatctgtatttttcaaccacaaaaaataaaaataaaaatataatatacatttagtcattattttctggcggtgatggcgaactatcatgcatccatgaagatcttgataattttaaagattccatatcggcaagcatctctgtttctcgaatggaatcgtacatccttttatctgctatttcccaatctttcacacatatctctgcttcaataacatctggcgctaagttgcatcgttttttactaactattcttccacctgcactaaaagcagcttctgatgcaactgtactcacaggaactgttagtacatcacgagcaattatacaaagcacaggatatttgtgttgatgtgatttccaccatattaaaatatcaaaatcttcttgatcttcaaatgaaattatatcagtattaagatatttatctaaatcaaatgtattatttggagaactatttgttgtcttttttttacttttcaacatttctagagctcctttataaaaagatgaggagtttgtagatataggtggtaatttaatactattaatattattaccatatttttctttataatagttatataaattatgtaataatgaatttatttcatttttaatttcttcaatttttatttggtcattaaaataaataattgttaaccattcatccaaagcttcaaatttcaatctagagtccacaattaaagcaatataaaaaattaaaagtatttccccccaatattttctaaatttttctatcattgcaaatattgtattattaaatatttcaaaacttaaatatttttgaagtacaataaaaatattagttatttgcataataactcgatttgaagttggataatatacaccacaaaaaatgtttgttgaagtatcaaaaatttcaaaaagatctcttaaaagatctgcaatatgccaatcataatcacttaatgcataaatatctgcttcacaatcattgttaagtaattgtatttcatataattcgactacttttctatattttgtaatattttgtaaaagtttatatgtggaattccatctaatggccatatccaaatttatattttttcttttcatatttaacattttgcaacaatcaaaaaataattcatgttttgcttgagaactattaatactatatgcaatgcctctaattttttccaatgtattatcaacattttttaatccatcctttacaattaaatttaaaatatgtgcacaacaacgcacatgaaatattttagcatgatcTTCTTTTACTTGCCAATATCGTTTTAGTCTATGTATTGTTGTATCATTATTAGCAacattatctaatgttattgtcaatattttatcacgaatgcctaaatctataatttcatcatttattaaagatgctatatttttaccactatgtggagcatttattaatttaaatgaaattattcttttatttaatttccattcattatcaatgtagtgagaagttatacataaaaaaccagtgtgaattaaagatgtccaaatattagatgttaaacaaatatttccttcaaaatttgcaaaaaaaaaattttaaatttctttttgtgtataaaattttttcataatatctcttttaactgtatttccagaccaacctttaaattgaggattaatacctcgttgaattattcctacaaaatcatgagtttccatcatgttgaaaggttgttctgctcttattatataatcaatcatttcttcacgacagttagattcatcataagaaaatgtttttaaatttccactttcatttttacctaattgcatataatttctaatatctatattatttttagttttacaatttccGTGgtgtctttttaaatgacttgtgcctgcatttgagccaccagtaagaaatttattacaaattttacatttt contains these protein-coding regions:
- the LOC100254148 gene encoding D-galacturonate reductase; translation: MGVVPELPVGSCSRAMPVIGMGTSVDPPISAEAKKSAFLEGIKNGYRHFDTAFIYASEQPLGEAIAEALQLGLIKSRDELFITSKLGFDFAERHLVVPAIKMSLQNLQLEYLDLFLIHWPLRLSPGVWEFPTPKQHILPIDMKSVWEGMEECQNLSLTKAIGVSNFSPKKLEEILSFAKIPPAVNQVEMNPFWQQKDLREFCKAKGIQITAYSPLGGVGTQWGDDRVMGCDVLKDIAKAKGKTTAQVSLRWLYAQGVSMVAKSFNKDRMKENLEIFDWSLTNEELNKIDQLPQRKRVLLAPLLGPHDLVLEIDAEI